In Methanobrevibacter sp., the genomic stretch AAATATTAAACTGTCTCCATTCTGCATTGAATTGATGATTGATTGGATTTCTGCAGATGAAGCGCCTTCACTAATGACATATGTATTTCCGGTTATAGCTAATAGGGAATCATAATCAATATTAATATCGTCTGGAGTTGCTATTTCGCTGTAAGGAATATAAGGTTGGTTATTAGAACTGCTGTCACTGTGTGTACCCATTATATTTGTTGCACTTTGATATGCAGACTGGGATTCTGCAATGTAGTATACAAATGTAGGAGGGTAGGGCAGTTGGTCTAATTTATACTCATTTTCACTAATATTGATGTTTGAGTGGCCTCCACCTAATAAAACACCAATTCTTGATTTGGACATGGTGTTGTTATAAATTTTAATATTGCTTGATCCATAACATGAAATTGAACTAATGGTACAGTTAATGAGTTTATTATATGCAGCTGTGTGATTTTTAGAATGCATAAGGTAAATACCTTCTTTTGAACCGATTACGGTATTATTAATCACCTGCACATTTGGTCCGGTTCCGTGTCTTACATCAATACCGTGGTTTTTAGCATTGATGAATTTATTTCTTTCAATTACAGTTGCTTTTGATCCAAAGTTTAAAAGACCAGTAACAGCCTGGTTTTGGATTGTATTATTTTTAATAATTCCTTTATTTGAGGATTGTAAGTTAATACCCCAGGAAGACCCGTCAAGTGTGTTTTCCATAAAAGTTAAATTATCTGATGATTTAACATAAACTAAAGCATTTTGATAATTTGAAGCACTATTTGCCCCGCCGATAATTGTCAATCCTTTAATGGTTACATTTGCTGCATTGATAACATATAATGTTGCAAAATTGGAGATTCCATATCCTCCATCAGCAGTCTTGTTTGTAATGATGCTTGGAGTATTATTGGTTGAAGGAGTGTCGTAACCAACTAATGTGGCTCCGTTTCCCTTAATGCTTATGCTCTTGTTGACATAAATACAAACATCATTATATGTGCCTTTTTCAAAGTTTAAAACATCTCCTTCTTTCATACTATCAATTGTATTTTGAATGTCCTTGCTTGAAGCGCCAGGTAAAATAGTATGTTCTGCATATGTTAAAACATCGTCATTTCCAATAGCTAAGTTATCATTATTATCTTCTATGTTGCTTGCATCTTCTGCGAATACTGCGCTTGAACTTAAACATAGAAAGAATACTAATAAAATAGCCAATATAAATTTCCTATTTATCATAATCTCACTTTAATATTAATATTCATAAATCCTTGCTTATCTAATCCATACTGAATTTAATCGATATGCAATTATATTATATTTGTATTTTTCATATTATTTAAATTCTAATATCTTGATTATTGGCTATGCTGCTGACAATATTGTCATTTCTTTCTAAATTTCATTGATAAAATATATATTGTTGAAAAATGAAATATTATACTAATAATCGATATCAATATTTACTCAATTCGGTAATATTTTGCCGTTAAAATTGGGTTAATTTAATGATTATTCAAATCAATATTACATTAAGTTTATATGGATTGCTTATGCGATATTGATTTGTGCATTGAAATGATTATAAGAATAATGTCGTGAGGTTGGATTATGAATAAAAAAGTTTTAAATCTTTTTTTCATATGTTTTATAAGCTTATTTCTTATTTCAGCTGTTGGTGCGGTAGAGGACAATTCAAGCAATAAAACTTCTACTTATCAAATCACATCAGCAATTTCAAATGATGAAATTCAATCTATGTTTGACAATGCAAATGATGGAGATACCTTTAAATTTACCAATTACACTTATAAGGGCATTTCTTTAGTTGTAGATAAAAGAATCAATATTGTTTCAAATAAAACTGCAACCATTTATGCATCAAATAGTGTAAGTGATAAGGCTAAAAGTTTAGGGATAAGCGAAACCTTCGGATTTTACTTTACATCAAATGCCGCTGGAAGTGTTTTATCCGGAATTAGGATTATTGCAGATTCTTGTGACCATGCTGTTGTTGTTAATGGTGCTGATAATATCACTATTAAAGACAGCAGGATTGTTAAAGGTGAAAATTCTGTTTTAATTAAAAATTCCCAAAATATTAATTTAAGCAATAATGATATTTCGGGAGCTGCAAAAAATGGTGTTCAACTTCAGAATGTAAAGAACTGCAGTATCTCAAATAACAATATTCACAATAACAAGAGGTCAGGTGTTGAAACTTCCCATATATATGATTCTAATATTTTAAGGAATAATATACATCACAACGGTTTCAACGGAATTTCAATGTATGATGTTTCAAGTGGAAATGTGATTAAATATAATACAGTTCACAATAATACAAATGGTATTTACATTGACTGTACAACTATAAATGACATAATCATGGCAAATACTTTTTCATATAACCGCAATGATCCGTCATGTGAACTGGGAGGTTCTGAAACAGGTAACGGTCTTTTGTTCGGAGAGCATTTTAAAACTCCAAAAAAAGACGGAAGATTGCTTGTTAAAAATAATGCCCTGATTCATAATGAAAATTTCCAAGCTAAAAACAATCCGTTTAATGAAGTTTTTAAACTTGACCAGAATTATTTTGATTCAACAGATGGTGAAGACACTTTTATATGCCCAATGCTTCTTGCAAAAATTTTAAAACTTAATGCTATTACAATACAGGATGGTATTGGTATTCAATTAGAAGATGAGGATGGAAATATAATCAGTGATGCTCCTGCCTTTGATTTAGGTGAGGTTGAAGTAGACGGCAATAAGTATACTGTCAAAATGGACAATGACGGCATTGCTAAAATTCAATCAAAAGATATTGAACCTAATACTGAGCACAATGTTAAAATAACCATTGGAGATAGGATAAAAAAAGTCATTGAACAAATTGTTAAATCAGGACCTGAAAGATATGTTGAAACTGAAAAACCCGCCAAACCTAATGATGAAAATTACAGGGATGATGACGGTAGTACACAACAGCCTTCTCCTGACCACAATACTGATGGAACAAACCCTGGCGGCAAAGACAATGGCAGGGGAAACTATATAAATGGAACCTCTTCCAGTTCACATATTTCCAACAGCGGAAATTCCGGTAAGTATGGAACTAACGGTTCAGATATTTTCTCCCATGACTCTTCAGATATGGGTGAAAATGCAATATCTAAAGGTGATGTAAATGCAGGTTCATCAAGTCAGGGTTCTGGTGAGGAATCTAAAGCTTATGAAGTAGTTCCTGAAACTCCAATATCCAAATCTATTGTTAATACTTCAGGTATTGTTATTTTAAGTATTATTGTGTTACTGGGATGTTTTATTATTGGGTATCGGCGTAAATTAAAATTCGATGAATAAAATTTTCTTTTCTTTTTTTTCTTTTATTTATTAACATGTTTCTACAAAGTATATTTAATGGCTGTAAAATCTTGTTCTTTAAAAATAAACACACATAAACTTTGAAATAATCGATATTGCTTCAATCAATTATTTAATTGGTATTGATGAAGGAATTATTTCTGTTTTTTTAAAAACATTCCACATCATCTATTGTTATGTAAATTCGAATTTAAATTGGTTAAAAGCCGATTACCTACTATTGATTGGTAATGTTAATAATGATGTAAATGAAGTTAAGGATCCCTGCTGTATTGACATACAGAAAGGCTAATTAAATAATCTAGTTCATATTTCAAGAGAAATATCCAAAACAAAAAATAATATTATTTCTTAATTTCTCTTAATAATTTTTTACGAGTAGTTATCAAATGTAATCCTAAAAATATTATGCTGAAAACTGAAAAGGATTTATGAATATGTGAAATTTTATGATTTCCAATTTTTAAGCTTTTTAATGATTGTTGGCTGTAAAGAATACCTGAAATGATTGTTATTAATAAAGAGATAAGTAATCCGATATTTATGATAAGGTCTACGGTTCTTTTAAGATCATATTTTCCCTTATTTATTGCTTTAAAATATTTTTTATTATATTTTAAATGTAATATTACTAAAAACAATAATCCTATTCCAATAATTTCATGAATTAAAACAGGAAGGCTAAGAAATTCTAATATAATTGCAACGCCCATTAAAATATCCACAGTAATTTTTTTATTCATCAAACCATTCCTGATTTTATTATTTGTTTTTTTTTCTTATTTAAATTTTTAGTTATGCCTAAATTTTTTTATTATTCTCTGGTTAGTGTGGCTATAAAAAGAGGTATAATAATGTTTACAATAATTATAATTTTACAGTTACATTTTTTTTATTTGATTTTGGATTAATTGGAAATGTTATTTTAGACATGGGGCAATTGGATGCCTCATATTGGGCATAATTTTCAATCAAAAATATTTCTTAACCAATTCAAAATTTAAATAAAATAGATTTCAAATTTAAGCATATGAATGAAAATCTTTATGGAATTTTAGATAAGGTTTTAAAATCTGAATTTTCAATTGAAGGCGATGGTTCTAAAAAGACTATTAAGTTGGGAAAGGATGCCGAACACGGAAAAATGGAAACTCATTCCATATTTGATGGAATTGTCATTGCTTTTATTGACATTAACATTAACAACTTTGATAATGTTTTTTTTGAAGATAAGATTTCTTCTCGTTTACTTCAAATCAACCATTGTGCTGAAGGCAGATATTCATATGCCCTAAACGATGATAAGATTGTTTATTTTGGAAAAGGGGATCTGTGTGTTAACATTTATGATCTGACAAAAACGGTTTCCGATTTTCCTTTAGGATATTATGAAGGATTGGAGATTTTCATTGATGTTGATGCTGCAAATGAACCGATTAAAGAGGTCATCCCTGATTTTGATTTAATTGAATTATATGAGAGTTTAGAAAAATCTAAGGGTTATAGGTTAGTCAGAGCAAATGAAAAAATCGACCATGTAATCGGTGAGTTATATTGTATTGATGAGCGAATTAAAGAACCTTATTTTAAATTAAAATGTTTGGAACTATTGCTGTTTGTATCCATAGCCAGTGAATCCAAAACGGAATCAATTTCACTTTCTAAAAAACATGTTAATATAGTGGAAAGTGTCAAAGATGATTTGATTAAGGATTTGGGAAGTAAAATCACAATCGGGGAGTTGGCCAATAAACATGATGTAAGCAAAACAACCTTGAAAAACTCTTTTAAGGAAGTTTATGGAAAACCTATTTTCAAATGGAGAAAAGAGTACAAACTTGATTATGCTTGTCGTTTGATTGAAAAAGGACAGTTATCTATTTCAGAGATATCTAAAAAAGTCGGATATTCTTCTCCTTCAAAATTTAGTCAGGCATTTAAGGGACATGTTGGCTGCACTCCATCGGAGTATAAAAAATAATTTTTGTCTTTTTGGTATACTTTTGTCTTTTTAGTTCAAATAAATATATATACTTATTTTAAAAATAGTTAATAATGAAAATAAGGTATTCCTAATTATTTTTTTATAAATTCTTTTAAATTTGTTCTTTTATTTATTTTTAAGATATTTTAAAGGACTGTCCTTTTAGGACCATTTTAAATTTTTAGGCATACCTAAATTAAATTATAAGGAGTTTATCATGTCAAATACTCAAAATAAAAATAAATTTATACGATTATTGAATTATTCGGGTAATTATAAATATTTGTCAATCTTAGGTATGATATTATCTGCTTTAAGTGCCATATGTTTACTGCTTCCATTTGTATACATATGGGATGTTGTCAATGCACTTTTGACTGTTGCTCCAAACTTCAGTCAGGCGCAGAACTTGGATACATATGCTTTTAATGCATTCGCATTTGCAGTTGCAGGAATAGTCTTAAACTTTTTCGGTTTAATGGGCACTCACTTATCTGCATTTAAAAATGAGAAGAACATGAAAGATGCAGCTATAAGTCATCTGCTTAAGCTGCCTTTGGGATATTTTTCAAATCATACCAGCGGCGGGCTTAGAAAAGTAATTGATTTTAGCACTGCAAAAACCGAAACATTTTTAGCTCATCAGTTATTTGATTTGACTGGAGCTATTGTAACACCAATAGCTTTTTTAATATTGTTATTCAGTTTTAACTGGATTTTAGGTTTAATCTGTTTGATTCCAATCGTTTTATGTTTCCTATTCATGTATCCTATGTTTTCTTCTGAATCTCAGAATTTTATGGTTCAGTATCAGACATATCTTGAAAGAATGAACGGTGAAGCGGTGGAATATGTTAGAGGAATTCCGGTTACAAAAGCATTCCAGCAAAGTGTTTATTCATTTAAAAACTTCATTGGTGCAATCAGGAATTATGCAAAATTCTCAGCTAACTATTCATTGTCTACCCAGTTTCCAATGACTGCATTTACAGTATCCATCAATGGATTTTTTGCTCTATTGATTCCTGCAGGAATATTGCTTGCAGGATCTCTAGTCGATAAAAAATTCTTAGCGGATTTCATGTTTTATGTAATATTCACACCAATATGTGCTGTGATGATGAATAGGATAATGACAGTTTCACAGGATTGGATGTTGGCAAGCCATGCTTTGGAAGGCATTGAAGAAATTTTAGCCGAAAAGCCTTTAGTTGAAGCGGTTAATCCTCAAAAACCTAAAAATCATTCAATCGAATTTGAAGAGGTCTATTTTGACTATGAAAAAACTGATGGTGATGAGCATATATTAAATGATGTTAATTTAAGAATTGATGAAAATGAAACTGTTGCATTAGTTGGACCGTCCGGCAGCGGTAAAACAACTATAGCATCACTGATACCAAGATTCTGGGATGTTGATGAAGGTTCTATAAGGGTTGGTGATGTTGATGTAAGGGATATTTCAACAAAAGATTTGATGGAAAACATTTCATTCGTATTTCAGAATACCACTTTATTCAAAGATTCAATTTACAATAATGTAGCTATTGGTTGTAAAGGAGCTTCAAGAGAAGATGTTAAAAAAGCATTAAGTTTGGCTCAATGTGATGATATAATTGATGAGCTTCCTGATGGAATCGATACAGTGATTGGAACTGAAGGAACGTATCTTTCAGGAGGTCAGCAACAAAGGATAGCGCTTGCAAGAGCAATACTTAAAGATGCTCCAATAATCATTTTAGATGAAGCCACCGCTCTGGCGGACCCGGAAAACGAATATATGATTCAAAAGGCAATTTCTGAAATTACAAAAGATAAGACTGTAATAATGATTGCACATAGATTATCCACAGTCAAGAATGTAGATAAGATTTATGTTGTTGAAAATGGACGAATTGTTGAAAAAGGCAATCATGATGCATTAGTTGAAAACAAAGGGATTTATTCAAGAATGTGGGATGAGTTTAACCAGTCCATTCAATGGAAAGTAAAAAGTGAGGCGGTATGAATGATATCAGAATATTTCACTGAAAGATTTGGACTTACAAAAGAGGGTTCCGATAATTTGATTAAAGGAATCATCTACACGTCACTTTTAAACATTGCGTTCATGCTTCCAGTCGGTTTATATGCATTGCTCATTAATATGTGGGTAGAACCATTGACTGGAGGTAAGGTCATCGAGCCGAACCTTGGCATGTTTATCGTATTGATATTAATCGTTTTAGGAATTATCTTTGCATTGGCATGGAAACAATATCACTTTGTATTCAACACAACTTACACAGAAAGTGAAAACAGAAGAATCAATCTGGGTGAAAATTTAAGAAAACTTCCGCTGTCATTCTTTGAGAACAGAGACTTGGCAGACTTGACATCAACAATCATGAATGACTGCACTGATTTGGAACATGTCTTTTCACATGCGATTCCACAATTGCTCGGTTCAATTATCTCATTGGTTCTTGTTGCAATTGGAATGTTTGTCTTTGATTGGAGACTTGCCCTTGCACTATTATGGCCAGTTCCTGTAGCATTTGCAATTTTATATGCATCAAAAATTCTCATCTATAAAGGTGGTGAAATTGTCATGGAAGATTTGCTTGATTGCGGAGATACAATGCAGGAATGTATAGAATCCATCAGAGATTTGAAATCATACAGTTATCATGATGAATACTTTGGAAAGATTTCTGGATTAACTTCCAAAATTGAAAAATCAAGAATCAAAGCAGAATTAATGGCTGCTTCCGGAGTAATCACTGGCAAAGTTGTCTTGAATTTAGGAATAGTTTCTGTAATTCTTCTAGGTTCATACTTAATAATGAATTCACAGGTGTCACTCTTTACACTTTTAATATTTCTGATAGCCTCCGCAACGATTTATGCACCAGTTGAAAACGGGTTAATGTTTTTATCTGAAATATTGATGATGGATATAAAAATTGAAAGGACCAAAGAAATTGAATCATTAGTTGTTGAAGAGGGATTAACTGAATATTCCTTAAATGGTTATGATATTGAATTTAAAGGTGTTGATTTCAATTATGATGATTTAAAAAATGTTTTAACTGATATTAATTTTACAGCAAAACAGGGTGAGGTTACAGCGCTTGTTGGACCTTCAGGTGGTGGAAAATCCACGGTTTCCAAACTGGCTGCCAGATTCTGGGATCCAGTTTCTGGTGAAGTGATTCTGGGAGGGCATGATTTGTCAAAACTGGATAGTGAAAAACTCTTGGAAAACTTCTCAATTGTTTTTCAGGATGTGATGCTGTTTAATACTTCAATTCTGGAAAATATTCGGGTCGGTAAAAAGGATGCAACTGATGAAGAAGTTGTTGAGGCTGCAAAACTTGCAGAATGTGAAGATTTTGTCCAAAAACTTCCTGATGGCTATGATGAGGTCATTGGTGAAAATGGTGAGTTGTTATCTGGGGGTCAAAGACAAAGAATTTCAATTGCAAGGGCATTGCTTAAGGATGCTAATGTCATTCTTCTGGATGAAGCTACATCATTTTTGGATGTTGAAAATGAATCTAAGATTCAAAAAGCGTTATCTCAGTTAATTAAAAACAAGACTGTGATAATTATTGCTCATAGGATGCGTACAATAGCAAATGCCGATAAAATTATTGTTCTCGATGAAGGTAGAATCGCTGAGCAAGGTTCACCTGAGGAATTATTAGCTCAAAATGGACTGTTTAAGAAAATGGTCGACTTACAAAATTTAAGTGGGGAATGGGTAATCTGATTTCCTTAAAAAAATTTAGGAGAAAAATTATGTCTGAAAGATTAAATGTGAAGGATTTAATCACTGTAGGTGTTTTTGCAGTGATATTAATAGTATTAATATTTGTATTTGGAATGCTAGGTTATATTCCTATTCTAATGTTGGCATTACCAATTTTGGCTGCATTGATTTGTGGAATTCCATATATGCTGTTTTTAACAAGAGTTTCTAAATTTGGAATGGTTACATTACTGGGGTTAATTCTGGGTATAATAATGTTTTTAAGCGGTCACACATGGATACCAATAATTGTATTCACTTTATTTGCATTCATTGCTGATTGTATCTTAAAAATGGGTAATTATTCCTCAATCAAAAACTCAATTATTAGTCATGGTGTTTTTATAATGGGGATTATGGGTAATATGTTGCCATTTTTCATTTTAAGAGATTATTTCATGGAAGCAATGCGTGTTTCAATGGGAAATGATTATGTTAATGTTATCACCCCATTTCTTAACAGTGGAGTTTTAATAATCTTAGTTATTTTAACATTCATTGTAGGTGTTGCAAGTGCATATCTTGGAAAAATCGTATTGAAAAAACACTTTGAAAAAGCAGGTATAGCTTAGGTGTGATTATGGGATTAGAACTAAATTTTAATCTAGATCCAAGAACTAAAATTCTTATTCTAGTTATTTTAAGTTTTATGGTTTTCAATGATGTGTCATTATATGTCAGTGGAATTTTAGTTTTAATTCCATTTATTTGTTTATTCTTCACAAATCATAAAAAGGCTTCTTTAATCTATATTGCAGCTTATATTCTTGCAAAATATGTCCAGATTTATATTCTCCCAGTTGCAACTGGTTTTCTGGCTATACTGTTGATAACTTTTAGTTATACAGTTTCTAGAATGTTGCCGATTATTATGATGGGATATTATACTATAACAACAACAAAAGTAAGTGAATTTATTTCATCTATGGAAAAAAGCAGTATTCCACGAGACATTATCATACCTGTCTCAGTTGTGTTTAGATATGTTCCATCAGTTTTTGAAGAGATAAAATCAATAACCAATGCAATGAAAATGAGGGGATTTGGCCTATCAGTTAAATCTTTGAAAAACCCTTTAAAATTAATAGAATTTTATATGGTTCCTATCTTGATTAGTGCCATTAAAACTGCAGATGAACTATCTGCTGCATCTCTAACAAGAGGTCTCAGCAATCCAGAGCATAGAACTCATTTATTTGAAGTAAAACTAACTAAACTGGATTACGCCCTTTTAACAATAACATTCATAGGCTTCGGAATATATGTATATAATTTTTTGAGAGGTGTTTTAATTGCTTAAAATGGATGATGTTTCATTTACATATACGAACAATGACGATACTCAAAATTTAACTGATATTAATTTAAACATTGAAAAAGGTGAGGTGATTCTGCTTTGTGGCGAGTCAGGTTGTGGAAAAACAACCCTCACACGTTTTTTAAATGGGCTTATTCCAAATTTCTTTGAGGGTAAAGGACAGGGAAATGTTTATTTGAAAAATGATTTAATCAGTGAAATGCCTATATATGAAATTTCAAAGCATATAGGTTCTGTTTTTCAAAACCCAAAAACACAATTTTTCAATGTCGATACAACTTCAGAGCTGGTTTTCGGATGTGAAAACATATCAATGGATGTTGATGAGATTAAAAAAAGGTTAGTTAATGTAGTTAATGATTTTAACATTAACAACTTAGTTGATAAGAATATTTTCAAGTTATCTGGCGGTGAAAAGCAGAAAATTGCCTGTGCATCAGTATCAGCTGTTTGTCCGGATATCCTGGTTTTAGATGAACCATCCTCCAATTTGGATTCAAAGTCAAGCTGGGATTTTGAAAAAATAATTAAAAAATGGAAAGATCAGGGAAAAACAGTGATTATTGCCGAACATAAACTGTTCTTTTTAAATGATGTTGTTGACAGAGCCATATTTCTTAAAGAAGGAAAAATAACTAATGAATGGTCAATTGATGAATTTAAAAATATAACTCATCAGGATTTTGGATTACGGCAATTAAATTTGAATAATTTGGAATTGAAAAGAGAAGAATACTACTCTGAGAATCGGGAATTTTTAGAACTTAAAAACTTCAAATTCAGCTATGGTGGATCACAGGT encodes the following:
- a CDS encoding right-handed parallel beta-helix repeat-containing protein; the encoded protein is MNKKVLNLFFICFISLFLISAVGAVEDNSSNKTSTYQITSAISNDEIQSMFDNANDGDTFKFTNYTYKGISLVVDKRINIVSNKTATIYASNSVSDKAKSLGISETFGFYFTSNAAGSVLSGIRIIADSCDHAVVVNGADNITIKDSRIVKGENSVLIKNSQNINLSNNDISGAAKNGVQLQNVKNCSISNNNIHNNKRSGVETSHIYDSNILRNNIHHNGFNGISMYDVSSGNVIKYNTVHNNTNGIYIDCTTINDIIMANTFSYNRNDPSCELGGSETGNGLLFGEHFKTPKKDGRLLVKNNALIHNENFQAKNNPFNEVFKLDQNYFDSTDGEDTFICPMLLAKILKLNAITIQDGIGIQLEDEDGNIISDAPAFDLGEVEVDGNKYTVKMDNDGIAKIQSKDIEPNTEHNVKITIGDRIKKVIEQIVKSGPERYVETEKPAKPNDENYRDDDGSTQQPSPDHNTDGTNPGGKDNGRGNYINGTSSSSHISNSGNSGKYGTNGSDIFSHDSSDMGENAISKGDVNAGSSSQGSGEESKAYEVVPETPISKSIVNTSGIVILSIIVLLGCFIIGYRRKLKFDE
- a CDS encoding DUF4405 domain-containing protein, giving the protein MNKKITVDILMGVAIILEFLSLPVLIHEIIGIGLLFLVILHLKYNKKYFKAINKGKYDLKRTVDLIINIGLLISLLITIISGILYSQQSLKSLKIGNHKISHIHKSFSVFSIIFLGLHLITTRKKLLREIKK
- a CDS encoding AraC family transcriptional regulator: MNENLYGILDKVLKSEFSIEGDGSKKTIKLGKDAEHGKMETHSIFDGIVIAFIDININNFDNVFFEDKISSRLLQINHCAEGRYSYALNDDKIVYFGKGDLCVNIYDLTKTVSDFPLGYYEGLEIFIDVDAANEPIKEVIPDFDLIELYESLEKSKGYRLVRANEKIDHVIGELYCIDERIKEPYFKLKCLELLLFVSIASESKTESISLSKKHVNIVESVKDDLIKDLGSKITIGELANKHDVSKTTLKNSFKEVYGKPIFKWRKEYKLDYACRLIEKGQLSISEISKKVGYSSPSKFSQAFKGHVGCTPSEYKK
- a CDS encoding ABC transporter ATP-binding protein; amino-acid sequence: MSNTQNKNKFIRLLNYSGNYKYLSILGMILSALSAICLLLPFVYIWDVVNALLTVAPNFSQAQNLDTYAFNAFAFAVAGIVLNFFGLMGTHLSAFKNEKNMKDAAISHLLKLPLGYFSNHTSGGLRKVIDFSTAKTETFLAHQLFDLTGAIVTPIAFLILLFSFNWILGLICLIPIVLCFLFMYPMFSSESQNFMVQYQTYLERMNGEAVEYVRGIPVTKAFQQSVYSFKNFIGAIRNYAKFSANYSLSTQFPMTAFTVSINGFFALLIPAGILLAGSLVDKKFLADFMFYVIFTPICAVMMNRIMTVSQDWMLASHALEGIEEILAEKPLVEAVNPQKPKNHSIEFEEVYFDYEKTDGDEHILNDVNLRIDENETVALVGPSGSGKTTIASLIPRFWDVDEGSIRVGDVDVRDISTKDLMENISFVFQNTTLFKDSIYNNVAIGCKGASREDVKKALSLAQCDDIIDELPDGIDTVIGTEGTYLSGGQQQRIALARAILKDAPIIILDEATALADPENEYMIQKAISEITKDKTVIMIAHRLSTVKNVDKIYVVENGRIVEKGNHDALVENKGIYSRMWDEFNQSIQWKVKSEAV
- a CDS encoding ABC transporter ATP-binding protein — protein: MISEYFTERFGLTKEGSDNLIKGIIYTSLLNIAFMLPVGLYALLINMWVEPLTGGKVIEPNLGMFIVLILIVLGIIFALAWKQYHFVFNTTYTESENRRINLGENLRKLPLSFFENRDLADLTSTIMNDCTDLEHVFSHAIPQLLGSIISLVLVAIGMFVFDWRLALALLWPVPVAFAILYASKILIYKGGEIVMEDLLDCGDTMQECIESIRDLKSYSYHDEYFGKISGLTSKIEKSRIKAELMAASGVITGKVVLNLGIVSVILLGSYLIMNSQVSLFTLLIFLIASATIYAPVENGLMFLSEILMMDIKIERTKEIESLVVEEGLTEYSLNGYDIEFKGVDFNYDDLKNVLTDINFTAKQGEVTALVGPSGGGKSTVSKLAARFWDPVSGEVILGGHDLSKLDSEKLLENFSIVFQDVMLFNTSILENIRVGKKDATDEEVVEAAKLAECEDFVQKLPDGYDEVIGENGELLSGGQRQRISIARALLKDANVILLDEATSFLDVENESKIQKALSQLIKNKTVIIIAHRMRTIANADKIIVLDEGRIAEQGSPEELLAQNGLFKKMVDLQNLSGEWVI
- a CDS encoding MptD family putative ECF transporter S component is translated as MSERLNVKDLITVGVFAVILIVLIFVFGMLGYIPILMLALPILAALICGIPYMLFLTRVSKFGMVTLLGLILGIIMFLSGHTWIPIIVFTLFAFIADCILKMGNYSSIKNSIISHGVFIMGIMGNMLPFFILRDYFMEAMRVSMGNDYVNVITPFLNSGVLIILVILTFIVGVASAYLGKIVLKKHFEKAGIA
- a CDS encoding energy-coupling factor transporter transmembrane component T, with product MGLELNFNLDPRTKILILVILSFMVFNDVSLYVSGILVLIPFICLFFTNHKKASLIYIAAYILAKYVQIYILPVATGFLAILLITFSYTVSRMLPIIMMGYYTITTTKVSEFISSMEKSSIPRDIIIPVSVVFRYVPSVFEEIKSITNAMKMRGFGLSVKSLKNPLKLIEFYMVPILISAIKTADELSAASLTRGLSNPEHRTHLFEVKLTKLDYALLTITFIGFGIYVYNFLRGVLIA
- a CDS encoding ABC transporter ATP-binding protein; protein product: MLKMDDVSFTYTNNDDTQNLTDINLNIEKGEVILLCGESGCGKTTLTRFLNGLIPNFFEGKGQGNVYLKNDLISEMPIYEISKHIGSVFQNPKTQFFNVDTTSELVFGCENISMDVDEIKKRLVNVVNDFNINNLVDKNIFKLSGGEKQKIACASVSAVCPDILVLDEPSSNLDSKSSWDFEKIIKKWKDQGKTVIIAEHKLFFLNDVVDRAIFLKEGKITNEWSIDEFKNITHQDFGLRQLNLNNLELKREEYYSENREFLELKNFKFSYGGSQVLDIGNVKIPKNEIIAIIGKNGAGKSTFANCLCGLKKSCKGELIFNGSALKRNDRLKKSYMVMQDVNHQLFTESVLDEVLLSMDEEDIESAENILGNLNLMHLKDAHPMALSGGEKQRVAIASAIASKKEILIFDEPTSGLDLKNMRQVSENLRYLQSRGITSFIITHDFELICEVCSHILHFDDGQIIGNYKIDEDKLKDFFLREQ